From one Helicoverpa zea isolate HzStark_Cry1AcR chromosome 10, ilHelZeax1.1, whole genome shotgun sequence genomic stretch:
- the LOC124633830 gene encoding acetyl-CoA acetyltransferase, mitochondrial isoform X2: protein MAAYSSKLSLNDVVIASAVRTPIGSFKGSLSSLSATELGGVAVKAAVERAGIPKEEVKEVYMGNVCSAALGQAPARQATIFGGLPKSTICTTVNKVCSSGMKAIVLATQGLQTGTQDVILAGGMESMSNVPYYLKRGDTPYGGVQLNDGILYDGLTDVYNKIHMGNCAENTAKKLNISRKEQDDYAISSYKRSATAYENKTFADELVPVPVPQKRGAAPVIFAEDEEYKKINFDKFTSLATVFQKENGTVTAGNASTLNDGAAAMVLMTADAAQRLNVKPLARVIGYADGECDPIDFPIAPAVAIPKLLAKTGVKKEDVAMWEINEAFSVVALSNMKMLELDSNKINIHGGAVSLGHPIGMSGARIVVHLCHALKKGEKGVAAICNGGGGATSIMIEKL, encoded by the exons ATGGCTGCGTATTCTTCAAAACTTTCCCTGAACGATGTGGTGATCGCGTCCGCTGTGAGGACTCCAATTGGCTCCTTTAAGGGTAGCCTGTCGAGCCTTTCAGCCACCGAACTTGGAGGTGTCGCCGTTAAAGCAGCAGTTGAAAGAGCCGGCATTCCTAAGGAAGAAGTTAAAGAG GTATACATGGGAAATGTCTGTTCTGCCGCTTTGGGCCAGGCTCCTGCGAGGCAAGCTACCATTTTCGGAGGTCTCCCTAAAAGCACAATCTGCACAACTGTTAATAAAGTTTGTTCATCTGGCATGAAGGCCATTGTATTGGCCACGCAAGGTTTGCAAACTGGAACTCAAGATGTGATATTAGCTGGAGGAATGGAATCTATGTCAAATGTGCCTTACTATTTGAAGAGGGGTGATACACCATATGGAGGTGTTCAGTTGAATGATGGCATTTTGTATGATGGCTTGACTGATGTTTATAACAAAATCCATATGGGTAACTGTGCTGAGAATACAGCAAAGAAACTGAACATCTCAAGGAAGGAACAAGACGACTATGCTATTTCAAGTTACAAGAGAAGTGCTACAGCATATGAAAATAAGACTTTTGCTGATGAGCTGGTACCAGTACCGGTGCCCCAGAAGAGAGGTGCTGCCCCAGTTATATTTGCAGAAGATGAGGAGTACAAGAAGATCAACTTTGATAAATTCACCTCATTGGCAACTGTGTTCCAAAAGGAGAATGGAACGGTGACAGCTGGTAATGCCTCAACATTGAATGATGGTGCTGCAGCCATGGTTCTGATGACTGCTGACGCTGCACAAAGATTGAATGTTAAGCCCTTGGCTCGTGTTATTGGATATGCTGATGGGGAATGTGACCCTATTGACTTCCCAATTGCTCCAGCAGTTGCTATTCCAAAATTGCTAGCTAAGACTGGTGTCAAGAAAGAGGATGTAGCTATGTGGGAAATTAATGAAGCCTTCAGTGTTGTAGCTTTGTCCAACATGAAAATGCTAGAACTTGACTCTAACAAGATTAACATTCATGGAGGAGCTGTAAGTCTTGGCCATCCCATTGGTATGTCCGGTGCCAGAATTGTTGTTCACTTGTGCCATGCTCTCAAGAAGGGCGAAAAGGGTGTAGCTGCTATCTGTAACGGTGGAGGTGGTGCCACCTCTATCATGATTGAaaaattgtaa
- the LOC124633830 gene encoding acetyl-CoA acetyltransferase, mitochondrial isoform X1 has protein sequence MFFLKGNRIITIKMRPAYNKLYKAMAAYSSKLSLNDVVIASAVRTPIGSFKGSLSSLSATELGGVAVKAAVERAGIPKEEVKEVYMGNVCSAALGQAPARQATIFGGLPKSTICTTVNKVCSSGMKAIVLATQGLQTGTQDVILAGGMESMSNVPYYLKRGDTPYGGVQLNDGILYDGLTDVYNKIHMGNCAENTAKKLNISRKEQDDYAISSYKRSATAYENKTFADELVPVPVPQKRGAAPVIFAEDEEYKKINFDKFTSLATVFQKENGTVTAGNASTLNDGAAAMVLMTADAAQRLNVKPLARVIGYADGECDPIDFPIAPAVAIPKLLAKTGVKKEDVAMWEINEAFSVVALSNMKMLELDSNKINIHGGAVSLGHPIGMSGARIVVHLCHALKKGEKGVAAICNGGGGATSIMIEKL, from the exons atgttttttttgaAAGGCAATAGAATTATTACCATCAAAATGCGGCCAGCATATAATAAG CTTTATAAAGCGATGGCTGCGTATTCTTCAAAACTTTCCCTGAACGATGTGGTGATCGCGTCCGCTGTGAGGACTCCAATTGGCTCCTTTAAGGGTAGCCTGTCGAGCCTTTCAGCCACCGAACTTGGAGGTGTCGCCGTTAAAGCAGCAGTTGAAAGAGCCGGCATTCCTAAGGAAGAAGTTAAAGAG GTATACATGGGAAATGTCTGTTCTGCCGCTTTGGGCCAGGCTCCTGCGAGGCAAGCTACCATTTTCGGAGGTCTCCCTAAAAGCACAATCTGCACAACTGTTAATAAAGTTTGTTCATCTGGCATGAAGGCCATTGTATTGGCCACGCAAGGTTTGCAAACTGGAACTCAAGATGTGATATTAGCTGGAGGAATGGAATCTATGTCAAATGTGCCTTACTATTTGAAGAGGGGTGATACACCATATGGAGGTGTTCAGTTGAATGATGGCATTTTGTATGATGGCTTGACTGATGTTTATAACAAAATCCATATGGGTAACTGTGCTGAGAATACAGCAAAGAAACTGAACATCTCAAGGAAGGAACAAGACGACTATGCTATTTCAAGTTACAAGAGAAGTGCTACAGCATATGAAAATAAGACTTTTGCTGATGAGCTGGTACCAGTACCGGTGCCCCAGAAGAGAGGTGCTGCCCCAGTTATATTTGCAGAAGATGAGGAGTACAAGAAGATCAACTTTGATAAATTCACCTCATTGGCAACTGTGTTCCAAAAGGAGAATGGAACGGTGACAGCTGGTAATGCCTCAACATTGAATGATGGTGCTGCAGCCATGGTTCTGATGACTGCTGACGCTGCACAAAGATTGAATGTTAAGCCCTTGGCTCGTGTTATTGGATATGCTGATGGGGAATGTGACCCTATTGACTTCCCAATTGCTCCAGCAGTTGCTATTCCAAAATTGCTAGCTAAGACTGGTGTCAAGAAAGAGGATGTAGCTATGTGGGAAATTAATGAAGCCTTCAGTGTTGTAGCTTTGTCCAACATGAAAATGCTAGAACTTGACTCTAACAAGATTAACATTCATGGAGGAGCTGTAAGTCTTGGCCATCCCATTGGTATGTCCGGTGCCAGAATTGTTGTTCACTTGTGCCATGCTCTCAAGAAGGGCGAAAAGGGTGTAGCTGCTATCTGTAACGGTGGAGGTGGTGCCACCTCTATCATGATTGAaaaattgtaa